GGAGGCACTAACATGACAAAGGCGGCAGTCAGCCTGTCTGGACGGGACATTTTGGATCTTTCTTCCCTGTCCGTAGAAGAATATGATCTGATCATGCGAACGGCAGCAGAGATGAAGAAGGTCATGAAACGGGACATCAAGAAGCTGCCCTCTTTGCGGGGCAAATCCATCGTGAACCTGTTCTACGAAAACAGCACCCGGACCCGAAGCTCCTTTGAGCTGGCCGGTAAATACCTGGGAGCCGATGTGATCAACCTGAATACGGGGACTTCCAGTGTGAAAAAAGGGGAGTGCCTGCGGGATACCATCCTGACCATGCAGAGTATGGCCTGCGATGCCATCGTCATGCGGCATCCGGTGGAGGGTGCCGCCAAGTATGCCGCTGACATCGCCGCACCGGTGGTGATCAACGCCGGGGACGGGGCACACGCCCATCCCACCCAGGGTCTTTTGGACATGTTCACCATCCTGGAACACGGCAAGAAGTTCAAGGGGAT
This region of Acidaminococcus timonensis genomic DNA includes:
- a CDS encoding aspartate carbamoyltransferase catalytic subunit; the encoded protein is MTKAAVSLSGRDILDLSSLSVEEYDLIMRTAAEMKKVMKRDIKKLPSLRGKSIVNLFYENSTRTRSSFELAGKYLGADVINLNTGTSSVKKGECLRDTILTMQSMACDAIVMRHPVEGAAKYAADIAAPVVINAGDGAHAHPTQGLLDMFTILEHGKKFKGMKMAIIGDILYSRVARSNIAAWTKLGADVHVAGPMTLIPHDIQALGVTVDKRVEDAIEGADVVDVLRIQLERQDMGMFPTPREYARIYGVNEERMKLAKPDCLVMHPGPMNRGLEISWDTGYSDQAVIREQVTNGVAVRMAVLFLTIMGGKPVENAN